One genomic window of Hymenobacter sp. J193 includes the following:
- a CDS encoding ATP-binding protein produces the protein MLRISLTGPESTGKTTLSQQLADHYGTVWAPEFAREYLERQGAHYTLDDLEAIARGQMAAEDAAAARAHRVVFCDTDLLVIKIWSEHAFGYCPEWISQEMERRRYDLVLLLDVDLPWYPDPLREHPNLRQHFHDLYRSELEDGPSPFADINGEPARRFEQACFLVDELLAATYGPAGRIS, from the coding sequence ATGCTGCGTATTTCGCTTACCGGCCCCGAATCGACGGGTAAAACCACGCTTAGCCAGCAGCTGGCCGACCACTACGGTACGGTGTGGGCGCCGGAGTTTGCCCGCGAATACCTGGAGCGCCAGGGCGCGCACTACACGCTCGACGACCTGGAGGCCATTGCGCGCGGGCAGATGGCCGCCGAAGACGCCGCCGCGGCCCGGGCTCACCGCGTGGTCTTCTGCGACACCGACCTGCTGGTAATCAAGATCTGGAGTGAGCATGCCTTTGGCTACTGCCCCGAGTGGATTTCGCAGGAAATGGAGCGCCGCCGCTACGACCTGGTGCTGCTGCTGGACGTGGACCTGCCCTGGTACCCCGACCCGCTGCGGGAGCACCCCAACCTGCGCCAGCACTTCCACGACCTTTACCGCAGCGAGCTGGAAGATGGCCCCTCGCCATTTGCTGATATCAACGGGGAGCCGGCGCGGCGCTTCGAGCAGGCCTGCTTTCTGGTAGATGAGCTGCTGGCCGCAACGTATGGGCCCGCCGGCCGTATTTCCTGA
- a CDS encoding aldose 1-epimerase family protein produces MYVLENELARATVQPLGAELSSFLRKDLDNLEYIWPADPAVWARHAPVLFPIVGRLQQDQYQHAGRTYSLPQHGFARDQPFALVRHTPAELVLELRDNEQTRAAFPFAFRLRISYRLAGPMLTVGWEVENSGAEELPFSIGAHPAFRCPLLPGEAFEDYAFEFDEPVTLHRYLLQNGLLTGETELVLDQETELPLSYALFENDALVLKDVHFNHLTLRSRRSGRAVRVRFDGFPYLGLWTKAPGAPFVCIEPWQGVASSVTDSGALIDKEGIRILGPGQEYATSYSITIE; encoded by the coding sequence ATGTACGTACTCGAAAATGAGCTGGCGCGGGCTACTGTGCAGCCGCTGGGCGCGGAGCTGAGCAGCTTTCTGCGCAAAGACCTCGACAACCTGGAATACATCTGGCCGGCCGACCCCGCCGTGTGGGCCCGGCACGCGCCGGTGCTGTTCCCGATAGTGGGCCGCCTGCAGCAGGATCAATACCAGCACGCTGGCCGCACGTATTCGTTGCCACAGCACGGTTTTGCCCGCGATCAGCCATTTGCGCTGGTGCGCCACACGCCCGCCGAACTGGTGCTGGAGCTACGCGACAATGAGCAGACCCGCGCCGCGTTTCCCTTTGCCTTTCGCCTGCGCATCAGCTACCGGCTGGCCGGACCCATGCTTACCGTGGGCTGGGAGGTAGAAAACTCCGGCGCCGAAGAGTTGCCCTTTAGCATTGGGGCGCACCCGGCGTTCCGCTGCCCGCTGCTGCCCGGCGAGGCTTTTGAGGACTATGCCTTCGAGTTCGATGAGCCCGTGACCCTGCACCGCTACCTGCTGCAGAATGGCCTGCTCACGGGCGAAACGGAGCTGGTGCTCGACCAGGAAACGGAGTTGCCGCTTTCCTACGCGTTGTTTGAGAACGATGCGCTGGTGCTGAAAGACGTGCACTTCAACCACCTCACCCTGCGCAGCCGCCGCAGCGGCCGGGCCGTGCGCGTGCGCTTCGACGGGTTTCCGTACCTGGGCCTTTGGACGAAAGCGCCCGGTGCGCCGTTTGTGTGCATTGAACCCTGGCAGGGCGTGGCTAGCTCCGTAACCGATTCGGGCGCGCTCATCGACAAAGAAGGCATCCGGATTCTCGGGCCCGGCCAAGAATACGCTACCTCGTATAGTATCACCATTGAATAG
- a CDS encoding GNAT family N-acetyltransferase — protein sequence MSAEVHIRPITAADTYALRHQVLWPQESPSYVRLLNDHEGQHFGAFDSSHLVSVISLFTEGNTARFRKFATRPDQQRKGIGSKLLRHVLVVAREQGAKHIWCDARAENRAFYRAFGLEPESGITYRGTMPYLRMGKDL from the coding sequence ATGTCCGCTGAAGTACATATTCGCCCTATTACCGCCGCTGACACCTACGCGCTGCGGCACCAGGTTCTCTGGCCCCAGGAGTCGCCAAGCTACGTGCGCCTGCTCAACGACCACGAGGGCCAGCATTTTGGCGCCTTCGATAGCAGCCACCTGGTTTCGGTTATTTCCTTGTTCACGGAAGGCAACACGGCCCGCTTCCGCAAGTTTGCCACCCGCCCCGACCAGCAGCGTAAAGGCATCGGCTCGAAGCTGCTGCGCCACGTGCTAGTGGTAGCCCGCGAGCAAGGTGCTAAGCACATCTGGTGCGACGCCCGCGCCGAAAACCGGGCCTTCTACCGCGCTTTCGGCCTGGAGCCCGAAAGCGGTATTACCTACCGCGGTACCATGCCATACCTGCGCATGGGCAAGGATTTATAG
- a CDS encoding TonB-dependent receptor: MKNFLVSGVALLALPCAAWAQGPVSGTITDARSGTALPGATVLLDGAPVAAATDGTFALPVVAVGSHELRITFIGYEPLVQRLEGQANPQQLRLLLQPGGVLTGEALVTASRANDRTATAYTNLGREDLSRRNFGQDLPYLLDQTPSVVVNSDAGAGVGYTDIRIRGTSNTGINMTINGVPLNDAESHGSFLVNLPDLASSISSLQVQRGVGTSQNGGAAFGASINISTLDSRPEAYGETQNSVGSFNTWKNNVQFGTGLLNGHFTVDGRLSRISTDGYMNRAASDLKSYYFAAGYQAKNTLLKFITFSGREKSYQAWNGVPEPAITGNQALLQNYINNGELSEADAERVRQEGRRYSYYTYDNQTDNYQQNHYQLHLSQGLGDDWNIGAALHLTRGFGYYESYRARRKFADYGLRNVIIGGDTLTRTNLIDRKWLDNYFYGGTFALNYQPKANDKLQATLGGAWNRFENDHYGEIIWAQYAANLAPRQRFYFNEARKTDYNGYARATWQALPRIGIYGDVQVRHIEYTIDGVEDEQNDVTTRASYTFFNPKAGATFTLSEGQQLYASFAVGQREPVRADFTDRPAGDQSAKAERLEDFEGGYRLTRTDLSLLGPRTAVRFEANGFYMNYRNQLVATGQLNDVGTPLRTNVARSYRRGVELTGFISADDKISLSSTLTLSRNRILNYRDVTYDADYNPVVGEARISTISYSPNTVSAHTLEGQPLKGLRLALLYKTVSRQYLDNSANSNRSIKPYQVLDFRVRYSIRPQFVKEIELGLLVNNVLNREYVANGYTYSYLGASGGLDTFNWYFPQATRNFLASVGVKF; this comes from the coding sequence TTGAAAAATTTCCTGGTTTCCGGGGTAGCGCTTCTGGCGCTGCCTTGCGCGGCATGGGCCCAGGGGCCCGTGTCCGGCACCATCACGGATGCCCGCAGCGGCACGGCCCTGCCCGGCGCTACCGTGCTACTCGATGGCGCACCCGTAGCGGCTGCTACCGATGGTACCTTTGCGCTGCCCGTCGTGGCCGTTGGCTCCCACGAGCTGCGCATCACCTTCATCGGCTACGAGCCCCTGGTGCAGCGGCTGGAAGGGCAGGCCAACCCGCAGCAGTTGCGCCTGCTGCTCCAGCCGGGCGGGGTGCTTACCGGCGAGGCCCTCGTGACGGCCTCCCGCGCCAACGACCGCACGGCCACCGCCTATACCAACCTGGGCCGGGAAGACCTGTCCAGGCGCAACTTCGGGCAGGATTTGCCTTATCTGCTCGATCAGACGCCTTCGGTAGTAGTGAATTCTGATGCCGGCGCGGGCGTGGGCTACACCGATATCCGCATCCGGGGCACGAGCAACACGGGTATCAACATGACCATCAACGGCGTGCCGCTCAACGATGCCGAGTCGCACGGCTCGTTTCTGGTGAACCTGCCGGATCTGGCCTCGTCCATCAGCAGCCTGCAGGTGCAGCGCGGCGTGGGCACCAGCCAGAACGGGGGCGCGGCGTTCGGGGCCAGCATCAACATCAGCACCCTCGATTCGCGCCCCGAGGCTTACGGCGAAACCCAGAACAGCGTCGGCTCCTTCAACACCTGGAAAAACAACGTGCAGTTCGGAACCGGGCTGCTGAACGGGCACTTCACGGTCGATGGCCGCCTTTCGCGCATCAGCACCGACGGCTACATGAACCGGGCCGCGTCGGATCTGAAGTCGTACTACTTCGCGGCGGGCTACCAGGCCAAAAACACGCTGCTTAAGTTCATCACCTTCTCGGGCCGCGAAAAGTCCTATCAGGCCTGGAATGGCGTGCCCGAACCGGCTATTACCGGCAACCAGGCGCTGCTTCAGAACTACATCAATAACGGTGAGCTGAGCGAAGCCGACGCCGAGCGGGTGCGCCAGGAGGGGCGCCGCTACAGCTACTACACCTACGACAACCAAACCGACAACTACCAGCAGAACCACTACCAGCTGCACCTCTCGCAGGGCCTCGGCGACGACTGGAACATCGGGGCGGCGCTGCACCTCACGCGCGGCTTCGGCTACTACGAAAGCTACCGTGCCCGCCGCAAATTCGCGGATTACGGTCTGCGAAACGTGATAATCGGCGGCGACACACTCACGCGCACCAACCTGATTGACCGAAAGTGGCTCGACAACTATTTCTACGGCGGCACATTCGCCCTCAACTACCAGCCCAAGGCCAACGACAAGCTGCAGGCCACGCTGGGCGGCGCCTGGAACCGGTTCGAGAATGACCACTACGGCGAGATTATCTGGGCTCAATACGCGGCCAACCTGGCGCCTAGGCAGCGCTTCTACTTCAACGAGGCCCGCAAAACCGACTACAATGGCTACGCCCGTGCCACCTGGCAGGCGCTGCCCAGAATCGGCATTTACGGCGACGTGCAGGTGCGTCACATCGAGTACACGATTGATGGCGTGGAAGACGAGCAGAACGACGTGACAACCCGCGCCAGCTACACCTTCTTCAACCCTAAAGCCGGGGCGACCTTCACGCTGAGTGAGGGCCAGCAGCTCTACGCCAGCTTCGCGGTGGGGCAGCGCGAGCCGGTGCGCGCCGACTTTACCGACCGTCCGGCCGGTGACCAGAGCGCCAAAGCCGAGCGTCTCGAAGACTTCGAAGGCGGCTACCGTCTCACCCGCACCGACCTCAGTCTGCTGGGGCCGCGTACGGCCGTGCGCTTCGAAGCCAACGGGTTTTACATGAACTACCGCAACCAGCTGGTAGCTACCGGCCAGCTTAACGACGTGGGAACCCCGCTGCGCACCAACGTAGCGCGCAGCTACCGCCGGGGCGTGGAGCTAACCGGCTTTATCTCCGCCGACGATAAAATCAGCCTGAGCAGCACCCTGACGCTGAGCCGCAACCGCATTCTAAACTACCGCGACGTAACCTATGACGCCGATTACAACCCGGTGGTGGGGGAGGCGCGCATCAGCACCATTTCCTACTCGCCCAATACCGTGTCGGCGCACACGCTGGAAGGCCAGCCGCTGAAAGGCCTGCGCCTGGCGCTGCTCTACAAAACCGTCAGCCGCCAGTACCTCGACAACTCCGCCAACAGCAACCGCAGCATCAAGCCGTATCAGGTGCTCGATTTCCGGGTGCGCTACAGCATCAGGCCGCAGTTTGTGAAGGAAATCGAGCTGGGTTTGCTGGTCAATAATGTGCTCAACCGCGAGTACGTGGCCAACGGTTACACTTACAGCTACCTCGGTGCCAGCGGCGGCCTCGACACCTTCAACTGGTACTTCCCGCAGGCTACCCGCAACTTCCTGGCCTCGGTGGGCGTGAAATTCTGA
- a CDS encoding APC family permease, with protein sequence MSHEKKLNELEATAICGNDISSSCLYVSALAIAYAGQYAWIALLLVGAVLFLFRKIYGEVVGALPLNGGAYNVLLNTTSKRNAALAACLTILSYMATAVISASEAMHYLHTLWHGLPIIWATLGLLGLFLVLTILGISESAKVAVGIFLVHLASLSILVACAIWYLATQGLDNLTLNFQLPVKGGSIVGALFFGFSAAMLGISGFESSANFVEEQARGVFQKTLRNMWVVVSFFNPVIAFLAIAVLPMVEVGEHTETLLSHLGNTTGGRWLGTLISIDAVAVLSGAVLTSFVGVSGLMKRMTLDRILPQFFLKENKAGSNYLILIVFFVLCVSVLLITNGQLGPLSGVYTISFLSVMAFFALGNFLLKSKRPKLPRPVYAGILTVTVALLGILVALYGNIKIHPDYLIVFLQYFLPAMLVVYVMLNRTAILNLVLAAANSFATHSPRVSRLSRLKVLHMLRELHKQEFVFFTKGDNVSNLNKVMAYVVENEFTTRLKIVTLLKPGELYPQDLLTDIRVLDRAYDQIEVDFVTLEGKFGPELIDQLSKEWGIPKNFMFIGSPGNQFPYHISELGGVRLII encoded by the coding sequence ATGAGTCACGAAAAAAAGCTGAACGAGCTGGAAGCTACTGCCATCTGCGGCAACGATATTTCCTCGTCCTGCCTCTACGTTTCGGCCCTGGCCATTGCCTACGCCGGGCAGTATGCCTGGATTGCGCTGCTGCTGGTGGGTGCAGTGCTGTTTCTGTTTCGCAAAATCTACGGCGAAGTGGTGGGCGCGCTGCCTCTCAATGGCGGCGCCTACAACGTGCTGCTGAACACCACCAGCAAGCGAAACGCGGCGCTGGCGGCTTGCCTCACCATTCTGTCGTACATGGCTACGGCAGTTATTTCGGCTTCTGAGGCTATGCACTACCTGCACACGCTCTGGCACGGGCTGCCTATCATTTGGGCCACGCTGGGGCTGCTGGGGCTATTTCTGGTGCTCACCATCCTGGGCATCTCGGAGTCGGCGAAGGTAGCGGTAGGCATTTTTCTGGTACACCTGGCCTCTCTATCAATTCTGGTAGCCTGTGCTATCTGGTATCTGGCTACTCAAGGGCTCGATAATCTCACGCTCAACTTTCAGCTGCCAGTCAAGGGCGGCAGCATTGTGGGGGCGCTGTTTTTCGGCTTCAGCGCGGCCATGCTGGGCATTTCGGGGTTTGAGAGTTCGGCCAACTTTGTGGAGGAACAGGCCCGGGGCGTGTTTCAGAAAACGCTGCGCAACATGTGGGTGGTGGTGAGCTTCTTCAACCCCGTCATTGCCTTTCTGGCCATAGCCGTGCTGCCGATGGTGGAAGTAGGGGAACACACCGAAACCCTGCTCTCGCACCTGGGCAACACCACCGGAGGCCGCTGGCTGGGCACCCTGATTTCCATCGACGCCGTGGCCGTGCTGAGCGGGGCCGTGCTGACCTCGTTTGTGGGCGTGAGCGGACTGATGAAGCGCATGACCCTGGACCGCATTCTGCCGCAGTTCTTCCTGAAGGAAAACAAGGCAGGCAGCAACTACCTGATTCTCATTGTGTTTTTCGTGCTCTGCGTGTCGGTACTGCTGATTACCAACGGGCAGCTGGGGCCGCTGTCGGGCGTGTATACCATTTCGTTTTTGTCGGTTATGGCCTTCTTCGCGCTGGGCAACTTCCTGCTCAAGAGCAAGCGGCCCAAGCTGCCCCGCCCGGTGTACGCCGGCATTCTGACGGTGACGGTAGCGCTGCTGGGCATTCTGGTGGCCTTGTATGGCAACATCAAAATTCACCCCGACTACCTGATTGTCTTTCTGCAGTACTTCCTGCCGGCCATGCTGGTGGTGTATGTGATGCTGAACCGCACCGCCATTCTCAACCTAGTACTGGCGGCGGCCAACTCGTTTGCCACGCACTCGCCCCGCGTCTCGCGCCTGAGCCGCCTGAAGGTGCTGCACATGCTGCGGGAGCTGCACAAGCAGGAATTCGTGTTTTTCACCAAGGGCGACAACGTATCGAACCTCAACAAGGTCATGGCCTATGTGGTGGAAAACGAGTTTACCACCCGCCTCAAAATCGTGACGCTGCTCAAGCCCGGCGAACTTTATCCGCAGGACCTGCTCACCGATATTCGGGTGCTGGACCGCGCCTACGACCAGATTGAGGTGGATTTTGTGACCCTGGAAGGCAAGTTCGGCCCCGAGCTTATCGACCAGCTTTCCAAGGAATGGGGCATCCCCAAGAACTTCATGTTTATCGGCTCCCCCGGCAACCAGTTTCCCTACCACATTTCCGAACTGGGCGGCGTGCGACTCATCATCTGA
- a CDS encoding acyl-CoA dehydrogenase family protein translates to MSSETDVLSPKAQVQRNKGSLNAAGFTDYYDIDDLLTEEHKLIRQSIRDFVKKEISPNIEKWAQQAHFPSEIVRKFGDVGAFGPTIPTEYGGGGLDYISYGLIMQEIERGDSGMRSTASVQGSLVMFPIYQYGSEEQRRKYLPKLASGEWLGCFGLTEPDHGSNPGGMVTTIKDMGDYYLLNGAKLWISNSPESQVAVVWAKDDNGRIKGVIVEKGMEGFTAPEIHNKWSLRASITGELVFDNVKVPKENILPNVEGLKGPLGCLDSARYGIAWGAIGVAIDCYESALKYSLEREQFGKPIASFQLQQKKLAEMITEITKAQLMVWRLGMLKNAGKATSAQISMAKRNSVDMALHVAREARQIHGGMGITGEYPIMRHMMNLESVITYEGTHDIHLLITGADITGIQAFK, encoded by the coding sequence ATGTCTTCAGAAACCGACGTTCTTTCGCCCAAGGCCCAGGTCCAGCGCAACAAAGGCTCCCTGAATGCCGCCGGCTTCACCGATTACTACGACATCGACGACCTGCTCACGGAGGAGCACAAGCTCATCCGCCAGAGCATCCGCGACTTCGTTAAAAAGGAAATTTCGCCCAACATCGAGAAGTGGGCCCAGCAGGCGCACTTCCCTTCCGAAATCGTGCGCAAGTTCGGCGACGTAGGTGCGTTCGGCCCCACCATTCCTACCGAGTACGGCGGCGGCGGGCTCGACTACATCAGCTACGGCCTGATTATGCAGGAAATTGAGCGCGGCGACTCTGGCATGCGCTCTACGGCCTCTGTGCAGGGGTCTTTGGTGATGTTTCCCATCTACCAGTACGGCTCCGAAGAGCAGCGCCGCAAGTACCTGCCCAAGCTGGCTTCCGGCGAGTGGCTGGGCTGCTTCGGCCTCACCGAGCCCGACCACGGCTCGAACCCCGGCGGCATGGTCACCACCATCAAGGACATGGGCGACTATTACCTGCTCAACGGCGCTAAGCTCTGGATTTCGAACTCCCCCGAAAGCCAGGTGGCCGTGGTGTGGGCCAAGGACGATAATGGCCGCATTAAAGGCGTTATCGTGGAAAAAGGCATGGAAGGCTTCACCGCCCCCGAAATCCACAACAAGTGGAGCCTGCGCGCCAGCATTACCGGCGAGCTGGTGTTCGACAACGTAAAGGTGCCCAAGGAAAACATCCTGCCCAACGTGGAAGGCCTTAAAGGCCCCCTCGGCTGCCTCGATTCGGCCCGCTACGGCATTGCCTGGGGTGCCATCGGCGTGGCTATCGACTGCTACGAGTCGGCCCTGAAGTACTCCCTGGAGCGGGAGCAGTTCGGCAAGCCCATTGCTTCCTTCCAGCTCCAGCAGAAAAAGCTGGCCGAAATGATTACCGAAATCACCAAGGCCCAGCTGATGGTGTGGCGCCTGGGCATGCTCAAGAATGCCGGCAAAGCCACTTCCGCCCAGATTTCGATGGCCAAGCGCAACTCCGTGGACATGGCCCTGCACGTAGCCCGCGAAGCCCGCCAGATTCACGGCGGCATGGGCATCACGGGCGAGTACCCCATCATGCGCCACATGATGAACCTGGAGTCCGTCATCACCTACGAAGGCACCCACGACATCCACCTGCTCATCACCGGGGCAGATATTACCGGTATTCAGGCGTTCAAGTAA
- a CDS encoding DUF4268 domain-containing protein, protein MYSKTEVAQLRQAFWTTFGQYMQPIPGAEGERVNWVNYKTGLKHVYFRLHADARHATIGIELTHPDAGLRELFFEQFREVRPLLEEATGEAWRWEPEAVNESGQPVARIYQELRPANLFNRDDWPQLISFFKPRIMALDAFWSTGQYAFDELR, encoded by the coding sequence ATGTACAGCAAAACCGAAGTAGCGCAGCTGCGCCAGGCCTTCTGGACCACCTTTGGCCAGTATATGCAACCTATACCCGGCGCCGAGGGCGAGCGGGTGAACTGGGTGAACTACAAAACCGGCCTCAAGCACGTGTACTTCCGCCTGCACGCCGACGCCCGCCACGCCACTATCGGCATCGAACTCACGCACCCCGATGCCGGCCTGCGGGAGCTGTTTTTCGAGCAGTTCCGGGAGGTGCGGCCGCTGCTGGAAGAAGCCACCGGCGAGGCATGGCGCTGGGAGCCCGAGGCCGTAAACGAAAGCGGCCAGCCTGTAGCCCGCATCTACCAGGAACTGCGCCCCGCCAACCTGTTCAACCGCGACGACTGGCCCCAGCTGATTTCCTTTTTCAAGCCCCGCATCATGGCCCTGGACGCCTTCTGGAGCACGGGGCAGTACGCGTTTGACGAGCTGCGGTAG
- a CDS encoding HIRAN domain-containing protein yields MAIAVSPTGLELVLLECLVAGTTHRAGLREFEPKLQPGQALAVEREVDSTFDDWAVRVLTTGPDAFWLGYLPEGRNETVARLLDAGFPLTARLTHKAWEDDWLHLEIEVLLPAR; encoded by the coding sequence ATGGCTATTGCTGTTTCTCCCACCGGCCTGGAGTTGGTATTGCTTGAATGCCTCGTGGCCGGTACCACCCACCGCGCGGGCCTGCGCGAGTTTGAGCCCAAGCTGCAGCCCGGGCAGGCCCTGGCTGTGGAGCGCGAGGTCGACAGCACCTTCGACGACTGGGCCGTGCGCGTACTCACCACCGGCCCGGATGCCTTCTGGCTGGGCTACCTGCCCGAAGGCCGCAACGAAACCGTGGCCCGGCTGCTCGACGCCGGCTTCCCACTCACGGCTCGCCTTACCCACAAAGCCTGGGAAGACGACTGGCTGCACCTGGAAATTGAAGTGCTGCTGCCGGCGCGGTAA
- the ruvB gene encoding Holliday junction branch migration DNA helicase RuvB, whose protein sequence is MREQYLTGGNTHMDATDKDIDKALRPLSFSDFAGQDKVVENLKVFVGAARQRGEALDHVLLHGPPGLGKTTLSHIIANELQAGIKMTSGPVLDKPSDLAGLLTNLEPHDVLFIDEIHRLNPVVEEYLYSAMEDYRIDIMLDSGPNARSVQISLSPFTLIGATTRSGMLTSPLRARFGISARLEYYDAALLTNIVKRSAEILGTPIHEDAAFEIARRSRGTPRIANNLLRRTRDFAQIKGTGTITQDISQFALSALDVDARGLDDMDKRILSTIIDKFKGGPVGLSTIATACGEEAETIEEVYEPFLIQEGYIKRTSRGREATEHAYQHLGRLMPQHLRGNSGATGELFS, encoded by the coding sequence ATGCGCGAACAATACCTCACCGGCGGCAACACGCATATGGACGCCACCGACAAAGACATCGACAAGGCCCTGCGGCCCCTGAGCTTTTCCGATTTCGCGGGCCAGGATAAGGTGGTCGAAAACCTGAAAGTGTTTGTGGGCGCCGCCCGGCAGCGCGGCGAGGCCCTCGACCACGTACTGTTGCACGGCCCGCCCGGCCTGGGCAAAACCACCCTTTCGCACATCATTGCCAACGAGCTGCAGGCCGGCATCAAGATGACCAGCGGCCCGGTGCTCGACAAGCCCTCCGACTTGGCGGGCCTGCTCACCAACCTGGAGCCGCACGATGTGCTGTTCATCGACGAAATCCACCGCCTGAACCCCGTGGTGGAGGAATACCTCTATTCGGCCATGGAGGACTACCGCATCGACATCATGCTCGACTCGGGCCCCAACGCCCGCTCCGTGCAGATTTCCCTGTCGCCCTTCACGCTCATTGGGGCCACCACGCGCTCCGGCATGCTCACCTCGCCGCTGCGGGCGCGCTTTGGTATTTCGGCCCGCCTGGAGTACTACGACGCCGCGCTGCTGACCAACATCGTGAAACGCTCGGCCGAAATCCTGGGCACGCCCATCCACGAGGATGCGGCCTTTGAAATTGCCCGCCGCTCGCGCGGCACCCCGCGTATTGCCAACAACCTGCTGCGCCGCACCCGCGACTTCGCCCAGATCAAAGGCACTGGCACCATCACCCAGGACATTTCCCAGTTTGCCCTCTCCGCCCTGGATGTGGACGCCCGCGGCCTCGACGACATGGACAAGCGCATCCTGAGCACCATCATCGACAAGTTTAAGGGTGGGCCGGTGGGCCTCAGTACCATTGCCACGGCTTGTGGCGAGGAAGCCGAAACCATTGAGGAAGTATACGAGCCATTCCTGATTCAGGAAGGCTACATCAAGCGTACCAGCCGGGGCCGCGAAGCCACCGAGCACGCCTACCAGCACCTGGGCCGCCTCATGCCCCAGCACCTGCGCGGTAACAGCGGGGCTACAGGGGAACTGTTTAGCTGA
- the queG gene encoding tRNA epoxyqueuosine(34) reductase QueG, with the protein MLPTAHYTAFIKRRAAELGFMYCGISQAGFLEEEAPRLESWLNRNMHGQMAYMANHFDKRLDPRLLVDGAKSVISLLLNYYPPKEEQQPDDTLKVSKYAYGRDYHFVIKDKLKTLLQGMQEEIGEVGGRCFVDSAPVLDKAWAKKSGLGWVGKNANLITPGVGSFYFIAELIVDVALDYDGPIKDYCGTCTKCVDACPTQAITEPYVVDGSKCISYFTIELKDQIPREVSGQFGNWVFGCDICQDVCPWNRFARPHQEPQFTAHPALKDLTRGDWQEITHELFSELFRQSAVKRTGYAGLQRNIRFVTDAAPVVWPEEENS; encoded by the coding sequence ATGCTCCCAACCGCCCACTACACTGCTTTCATCAAACGCCGGGCGGCGGAGCTGGGCTTTATGTACTGCGGCATTTCCCAGGCTGGGTTTCTGGAAGAAGAGGCCCCGCGCCTGGAAAGCTGGCTGAACCGGAACATGCACGGTCAGATGGCCTACATGGCCAACCACTTCGACAAGCGCCTCGACCCGCGCCTGCTCGTAGATGGGGCCAAATCGGTCATTTCCCTGCTGCTGAACTACTACCCGCCCAAAGAAGAGCAGCAACCCGACGATACGCTCAAAGTCAGCAAATACGCCTACGGCCGCGACTACCACTTCGTCATTAAAGACAAGCTGAAAACGCTGCTGCAGGGTATGCAGGAGGAAATAGGGGAGGTGGGTGGCCGCTGCTTCGTGGACTCGGCGCCGGTGCTGGATAAGGCCTGGGCCAAGAAAAGCGGGCTGGGTTGGGTAGGCAAAAACGCCAACCTGATTACACCCGGCGTGGGCTCGTTCTACTTCATTGCCGAGCTGATCGTGGACGTAGCGCTGGACTACGACGGCCCCATCAAGGACTACTGCGGCACCTGCACCAAGTGCGTAGACGCCTGCCCCACGCAGGCCATTACTGAGCCCTATGTGGTAGATGGCAGCAAGTGCATCAGCTACTTCACCATCGAGCTGAAAGACCAGATCCCGAGGGAAGTAAGCGGGCAGTTCGGCAACTGGGTTTTCGGGTGCGACATCTGCCAGGACGTGTGCCCCTGGAACCGCTTTGCGCGGCCGCACCAGGAGCCACAGTTCACGGCCCACCCCGCCCTCAAAGACCTCACGCGCGGCGACTGGCAGGAAATAACCCACGAGCTATTTTCGGAGCTTTTTCGGCAGTCGGCAGTGAAGCGCACGGGGTACGCGGGGCTGCAGCGCAACATCCGTTTCGTAACGGACGCCGCGCCGGTTGTCTGGCCCGAAGAAGAGAACAGTTAG
- a CDS encoding ferritin-like domain-containing protein, producing MRVAQTLEDAGVRAYKGQAIFLKGDNALLEAAFRIHSVEARHASHIRRLRRLRQSGTGEAIRNWVGPGLSGSPAAPATDAAYVDEGAITQPLPTAIIRLDELTIGSDTDRALRSAQEAFDEPLSTAQSTALANLFIY from the coding sequence TTGCGGGTAGCGCAAACGCTCGAAGACGCCGGCGTCCGGGCCTATAAAGGCCAAGCTATATTTCTAAAAGGCGACAACGCGCTGCTGGAGGCGGCCTTCCGCATTCATTCCGTAGAAGCCCGCCATGCCTCGCACATCCGGCGGCTGCGGCGCCTCCGCCAGTCGGGCACGGGCGAGGCTATTCGCAACTGGGTAGGCCCCGGCCTAAGCGGCAGCCCGGCTGCCCCGGCTACCGACGCCGCCTACGTAGACGAAGGAGCCATTACGCAGCCGCTTCCTACTGCCATCATCCGGCTCGACGAACTGACTATCGGCTCCGACACCGACCGCGCCCTGCGCTCAGCCCAGGAAGCTTTCGACGAGCCCCTAAGCACAGCCCAAAGCACGGCGCTGGCCAACCTGTTCATCTATTAA